In the genome of Cellvibrio sp. KY-YJ-3, one region contains:
- a CDS encoding Txe/YoeB family addiction module toxin yields MILAWADNAWEDYLYWQQTDQKTLKRIYTLIKEIQRQPFIGIGDPEPLKHHWSGYWSRRIDREHRLVYRVENEMIIVVQCRYHY; encoded by the coding sequence ATGATATTGGCGTGGGCGGATAATGCCTGGGAAGATTATCTTTACTGGCAACAAACGGATCAAAAAACACTGAAGCGCATTTATACCCTAATCAAAGAAATTCAACGTCAGCCCTTTATCGGAATAGGTGACCCTGAACCGCTTAAACACCACTGGTCAGGATATTGGTCGCGGCGAATTGATCGCGAGCATCGGCTGGTTTATCGCGTTGAAAATGAAATGATAATTGTGGTGCAATGCCGTTATCACTATTGA
- the purU gene encoding formyltetrahydrofolate deformylase has translation MSAVKEIVLTFSCQDSKGLVAAVATLFATLGFNIKESSQFEDVQSNRFFMRTVFECPVGYNLGQIRSLFKPLGEQFQMDWNIFDSHTKPRVLIAVSQWGHCLNALLNSWKNGSLPIDIVGVVSNHNVMRDLTEWYQLPFHYLPITADTKVQQEAQLWQLMQDLQAEFLVLARYMQILSDDLCRKLNGRAINIHHSFLPGFKGAKPYHQAFERGVKLIGATAHFVTADLDEGPIIEQSVERVSHVNSPDEMAEIGRDIEAVVLNRAVRWHAEHRVLLNGTKTVVFSR, from the coding sequence ATGTCTGCTGTTAAGGAAATCGTTTTAACCTTTAGTTGTCAGGATTCCAAAGGCTTGGTGGCCGCCGTGGCCACTTTATTTGCGACCTTGGGTTTTAATATTAAAGAGTCTTCGCAATTTGAAGATGTGCAAAGCAACCGCTTTTTTATGCGCACCGTATTTGAGTGCCCGGTGGGTTATAACCTGGGGCAGATTCGCTCGCTGTTTAAGCCGCTGGGCGAGCAGTTCCAAATGGATTGGAATATTTTTGATAGCCACACCAAGCCGCGTGTGCTAATTGCGGTTTCCCAATGGGGGCACTGTTTGAATGCACTGCTGAACAGTTGGAAAAACGGTTCGCTGCCGATTGATATTGTGGGTGTAGTGTCCAACCACAATGTGATGCGCGATTTAACGGAATGGTATCAATTGCCATTTCATTATTTACCCATCACCGCCGACACCAAAGTGCAGCAAGAGGCACAGCTGTGGCAATTGATGCAGGATTTGCAAGCCGAATTTTTAGTGCTTGCGCGCTACATGCAAATTCTTTCTGACGATTTGTGCCGCAAATTAAATGGCCGCGCGATCAATATCCACCACTCATTTCTGCCAGGTTTTAAAGGTGCAAAACCGTATCATCAAGCGTTTGAGCGTGGGGTAAAACTCATCGGTGCTACCGCGCATTTTGTCACGGCTGATTTGGATGAAGGCCCGATTATCGAGCAGTCGGTAGAGCGTGTGTCCCACGTAAATTCACCGGATGAAATGGCAGAGATCGGGCGCGATATTGAAGCGGTAGTGTTGAACCGCGCGGTGCGCTGGCATGCGGAACATCGCGTGTTGTTGAATGGCACCAAGACGGTGGTGTTTTCAAGATAG
- a CDS encoding L-lactate permease, translating to MTWLQLFTTLVPILSVFILLVLLRLPATRAMPLSLLITAAFAAWVWQVSAVQLAASILEGWIIAFTILVIVFGAILLLNTLTALGAIRVICDWFARISPDHRVQVIIIAWLFGAFLEGASGFGTPAAIGAPLLVALGFPPMAAVVMALIGDSAPVSFGAVGTPVIVGIGQGLANATPDRLQQIALSALTLDVFIASFLPLLMVAMLTRFFGANRSWREGLLLWRFALFSGLAFTLPAYGVLRLLGPEFPSILGALVGLLLVVGAARRRWLLPTEVWRLPVMTDELLPHATGVTQLPTMGLFKAWFPYLLVAGLLVLTRVDTLPFKALLQSVSIEFNALLGTQISTRVAPLYLPGSIFVLVAVVIGLLYRLPLVATGQLWRASLGRLLPTSIALATSVPMVRIFLNSGENSAGLAAMPKELGVLAADTFANQWPLVAPFIGALGSFIAGSSTFSNMMFARLQQDAAQTADLPEHWILALQMLGANAGNMVCVLNVVAAVSVVKLVGREGDVIRYTLAPALLYCACAGALGYLVVALVV from the coding sequence ATGACCTGGTTGCAATTATTCACCACGCTAGTACCCATTCTGTCAGTGTTTATCCTGCTGGTTTTACTGCGCTTGCCCGCGACCCGCGCTATGCCGCTCAGCCTGTTAATTACCGCTGCGTTTGCCGCCTGGGTGTGGCAGGTATCTGCAGTGCAATTGGCAGCATCGATACTGGAGGGGTGGATTATCGCCTTCACTATTCTGGTGATTGTGTTTGGGGCCATCTTGCTGCTGAACACCCTGACGGCTCTGGGGGCGATTCGGGTTATTTGCGACTGGTTCGCGCGTATCTCGCCGGATCACCGGGTGCAGGTGATTATCATCGCCTGGTTATTTGGTGCATTTTTGGAGGGAGCCAGCGGCTTCGGAACGCCAGCAGCGATAGGTGCGCCTTTGTTGGTCGCTTTGGGTTTTCCCCCGATGGCAGCCGTGGTAATGGCGTTAATTGGGGATAGTGCGCCAGTCTCGTTTGGGGCGGTGGGTACGCCGGTGATTGTAGGCATAGGGCAGGGGTTGGCGAATGCGACGCCTGACCGGCTGCAGCAGATTGCCCTTAGTGCCCTGACGCTGGATGTGTTTATCGCCAGCTTTCTCCCGCTGTTAATGGTAGCCATGCTGACGCGCTTTTTTGGCGCCAATCGCAGCTGGCGCGAGGGCTTGCTGCTTTGGCGTTTTGCTCTATTTTCCGGTCTTGCCTTTACCTTACCTGCCTATGGCGTACTGCGCCTGTTGGGGCCGGAATTCCCCAGTATTCTTGGTGCTCTGGTTGGATTGCTGTTAGTCGTTGGCGCCGCACGGCGTCGCTGGTTACTGCCTACCGAGGTCTGGCGCTTGCCGGTTATGACAGATGAATTGCTGCCCCATGCCACCGGCGTTACACAGCTGCCAACGATGGGTTTATTCAAAGCCTGGTTTCCCTACCTGTTGGTAGCAGGGTTATTGGTGCTGACCCGGGTGGATACGCTGCCGTTTAAGGCGCTGTTGCAGTCAGTCAGCATCGAATTTAACGCGTTGCTAGGGACGCAAATTTCTACGCGGGTCGCGCCGCTCTATTTGCCGGGCAGTATTTTTGTGCTGGTCGCCGTGGTGATTGGTTTGTTATATCGCCTGCCATTGGTTGCTACAGGGCAATTATGGCGAGCATCACTCGGGCGCCTATTACCCACCAGTATTGCGCTGGCGACCTCGGTACCTATGGTGCGCATTTTCCTCAATTCTGGCGAGAACAGCGCGGGTTTGGCGGCAATGCCCAAAGAATTGGGGGTTTTGGCGGCCGACACCTTTGCCAATCAGTGGCCGCTGGTGGCGCCATTTATTGGTGCTTTGGGTAGTTTTATCGCTGGCTCCTCTACCTTTTCCAACATGATGTTTGCGCGCTTGCAGCAGGACGCCGCCCAAACGGCTGACCTGCCCGAACATTGGATTCTGGCGCTGCAGATGCTTGGCGCCAATGCGGGCAATATGGTGTGTGTGCTTAACGTAGTGGCAGCGGTTTCGGTGGTGAAACTGGTAGGGCGGGAGGGCGATGTGATTCGCTACACCTTGGCACCGGCGCTGCTTTATTGTGCCTGCGCAGGTGCTTTGGGATATTTGGTAGTGGCGTTAGTTGTGTGA
- a CDS encoding methyl-accepting chemotaxis protein yields the protein MSIAKKFMYALTAILLLGVVSAVLLVYHHQRELAQQRAVNESNSISREAIRLLSVTNNIMMERVKSSMQLLREYGSELGEPQLGERVVVNERETNNLLLGDTAIANQFDLVDRTTKIMGGTATIFARDNNEYVRISTNVMTPTGRAVGTILAPQGAAIKNIQQGTAFYGVVDILGSPYLTGYEPITNQSGDIIGVWYVGYKADLNDLFSAIASSRVLEEGFVVIRDNTGATRVHSDNLSKDAIDKILADPGTDWHLQTTRFDAWGYEIITVYSTQEIQAMVRKVSYLLTALIIAIGLVFLVIVYLLIQKVVVTPLRQTTKRLHDIVDGEGDLTLRFNVVRDDEIGELAKGFDSLLDRLQNTIKSVASATHQLSQAARHLKSIAVQSTEAINTQARDIDGIAAAIHEMSTTAQEVARNAASVATATLTTNKDAEQGYKVLSDTIASTETLAGNIDSAAKVIAELADTSNEIGTVLNVIRSIAEQTNLLALNAAIEAARAGEQGRGFAVVADEVRSLASRTQASTAEVDNMVKRFQSNSGRAIEQMRLADEMMRLNVTGAQSSGESIKAVLRSVSDLNDLNSEISHAVVQQSHVAEDINKNITNINTAGDQSQTRAQETLRASEALSQLSEDIQQQLAAYKV from the coding sequence ATGTCGATTGCTAAAAAATTTATGTATGCCCTGACCGCCATTTTGCTGTTGGGTGTGGTGTCTGCTGTTCTTCTGGTATATCACCATCAGCGCGAGTTGGCTCAACAGCGTGCCGTCAATGAGAGCAACAGCATTAGCCGCGAAGCGATACGTCTGCTCAGTGTTACCAACAACATAATGATGGAGCGTGTAAAAAGTAGCATGCAGCTGTTGCGTGAATACGGTAGTGAGCTGGGTGAACCACAGCTGGGTGAACGGGTAGTCGTTAATGAACGTGAAACGAATAATCTTTTGCTCGGCGACACGGCTATTGCCAATCAGTTTGATCTGGTGGATAGAACCACCAAAATTATGGGCGGAACAGCCACAATATTTGCGCGCGACAATAATGAGTACGTAAGAATTTCCACCAATGTAATGACACCAACCGGACGCGCCGTTGGCACTATCCTGGCTCCGCAAGGGGCGGCCATCAAAAATATTCAGCAGGGCACTGCGTTTTATGGTGTGGTTGATATTCTCGGCAGCCCATACCTTACCGGTTATGAACCTATCACTAACCAGAGCGGCGATATTATTGGTGTTTGGTATGTGGGCTACAAAGCGGACTTGAATGATTTATTTTCAGCTATTGCGTCCAGTCGCGTATTGGAAGAGGGGTTTGTGGTCATTCGCGATAATACCGGCGCGACACGAGTCCATTCAGACAATCTATCCAAAGACGCTATCGACAAAATCCTTGCCGATCCCGGTACCGATTGGCATCTGCAAACTACCCGTTTTGATGCCTGGGGCTATGAAATTATTACGGTCTATTCCACTCAGGAAATTCAAGCCATGGTGCGTAAAGTTTCCTACCTCTTGACTGCGTTGATTATTGCAATTGGCTTGGTGTTTTTGGTTATCGTTTATTTGCTTATTCAAAAAGTTGTCGTAACGCCGCTACGCCAAACCACTAAACGGCTACACGATATTGTCGACGGCGAAGGCGATCTGACCCTGCGTTTTAATGTAGTGCGCGATGATGAAATCGGCGAGTTGGCCAAAGGGTTTGATTCACTGCTTGATCGGCTGCAAAACACAATCAAATCAGTCGCCAGTGCAACCCACCAATTATCGCAAGCGGCGCGGCATTTAAAATCAATCGCGGTGCAATCCACTGAAGCAATTAATACCCAAGCGCGCGACATAGACGGTATTGCCGCCGCCATACATGAAATGTCCACTACCGCGCAGGAAGTTGCACGCAATGCAGCCAGCGTCGCAACTGCAACACTAACGACCAATAAAGATGCCGAGCAGGGCTACAAAGTTTTGTCAGATACCATTGCGTCGACCGAAACCCTGGCAGGAAACATTGATAGCGCCGCAAAAGTCATTGCAGAGTTGGCTGATACCAGCAATGAAATTGGCACAGTGCTGAATGTGATTCGCTCAATTGCCGAGCAGACTAATTTACTTGCCTTGAACGCCGCGATTGAAGCTGCTCGGGCTGGGGAGCAAGGCCGTGGTTTTGCCGTGGTTGCCGATGAAGTGCGCTCATTAGCCAGCCGCACACAAGCCTCTACTGCCGAGGTGGATAACATGGTGAAACGTTTTCAAAGCAATTCCGGGCGCGCCATTGAACAAATGCGTTTAGCGGATGAAATGATGCGGTTGAATGTCACTGGTGCGCAAAGTTCGGGTGAATCCATCAAAGCAGTATTGCGCAGCGTGTCTGATCTAAACGACCTGAACAGTGAAATTTCACACGCCGTAGTGCAGCAAAGCCATGTTGCGGAAGATATCAATAAAAATATTACCAACATCAATACTGCTGGCGACCAGAGTCAGACACGAGCGCAAGAGACATTGCGCGCATCGGAAGCCCTATCGCAATTATCCGAGGACATTCAACAGCAATTGGCAGCTTACAAAGTGTAA
- a CDS encoding ABC transporter substrate-binding protein, giving the protein MSLAKLIGSTLSRSLSFSLAFSLSCLAAGDNTKSYQHPAAESAAPAQQTIRIATGEFAPWTGQQLPDNGHVNHIIAAAFATQGVTVEFVYLPWKRAFEEARLGKFDATSYWYENSERREAMLFSDPLIVNRTVFFQRTNSDAIRWKNFGDLSQYRMSATLGFTYTEDFYRAVDAQVINPIMVPSDIQNIKLLMADRVDLFATDEMSGFYMAAQLSIDPRKLKVIEPALSAPEGYLLASKTHPNAQALINTFNQGLKQLKKNGSYRKILDRVDNSSFYNPTASLRKTER; this is encoded by the coding sequence GTGTCACTGGCCAAATTGATTGGATCTACCCTTTCACGTTCCTTGTCGTTCTCGCTGGCGTTTAGCCTCAGCTGCCTGGCCGCTGGCGACAACACAAAGAGTTACCAACACCCCGCGGCGGAATCAGCCGCTCCGGCACAACAAACCATCCGTATTGCCACTGGCGAATTCGCCCCTTGGACAGGCCAACAACTGCCTGATAATGGCCATGTGAACCATATTATCGCAGCCGCGTTTGCCACCCAGGGGGTGACCGTGGAGTTTGTGTACTTACCCTGGAAACGCGCTTTTGAAGAGGCACGCTTGGGCAAATTTGACGCCACCAGCTACTGGTATGAAAACAGCGAACGGCGCGAGGCCATGCTGTTCAGCGACCCACTCATAGTCAACCGCACGGTTTTTTTCCAACGCACCAATAGCGATGCCATCCGCTGGAAGAACTTTGGGGATTTAAGCCAGTATCGGATGAGCGCCACCTTGGGCTTTACCTACACAGAGGATTTTTATCGCGCGGTTGATGCCCAGGTTATCAACCCGATTATGGTGCCCTCGGACATCCAAAACATAAAATTGCTGATGGCCGACCGGGTGGATTTGTTTGCCACCGATGAGATGTCAGGGTTTTACATGGCCGCCCAGCTGAGCATAGACCCGCGCAAACTCAAGGTAATAGAGCCCGCGCTAAGTGCACCAGAGGGTTATTTGCTGGCAAGCAAAACTCACCCCAACGCGCAGGCGCTGATCAATACCTTCAACCAAGGCCTTAAACAACTGAAAAAGAATGGCAGTTACCGCAAGATTCTGGACCGCGTGGATAACAGCAGCTTTTATAACCCCACTGCTAGCCTGCGGAAAACCGAGCGCTAG
- a CDS encoding peptidoglycan-binding protein encodes MTQKTLRKGSQGKSVENLQKLLNAFNENTFLTVDGDFGSATLKALKHFQENAGLTADGVVGPKTWHALSLGAPYATTKLATVSTPSSSASSPQALLAEIAAKYIGVKETGNNKAGDSQELLAIFKSDSLTINGATDGYPWCAAFVSFCVQKLLNNSPFFLTTQPPKEASVSRFLNIWAKNNNCLIFPRNSEFFTPQKGDIVVFTFSHIGIVESVSGRMVTTIEGNTNDAGSREGSVVARKIRVNSIIKSYIRLPLSTTASAARITEISRIC; translated from the coding sequence ATGACACAAAAAACATTACGCAAGGGATCACAAGGAAAATCAGTTGAAAACCTACAAAAATTGCTCAATGCATTTAATGAGAATACCTTTTTAACTGTAGATGGTGATTTTGGTTCAGCAACATTAAAGGCACTTAAGCATTTTCAGGAAAATGCCGGACTAACGGCTGATGGCGTGGTTGGCCCAAAAACATGGCATGCGCTGTCCCTAGGTGCACCATATGCAACAACCAAATTAGCAACTGTCAGCACCCCATCCTCTAGCGCTTCTTCGCCACAGGCATTGCTGGCTGAAATCGCAGCAAAATATATTGGTGTGAAGGAGACAGGAAATAATAAAGCCGGAGATAGCCAAGAACTTCTGGCAATTTTTAAGTCAGACTCACTGACGATAAATGGTGCTACAGATGGCTATCCTTGGTGCGCCGCTTTTGTATCATTTTGCGTGCAGAAACTACTAAACAACTCCCCTTTCTTTTTGACAACACAACCCCCAAAAGAAGCATCAGTGAGTCGGTTTTTGAACATCTGGGCGAAAAATAATAACTGCTTAATTTTCCCAAGAAACTCAGAGTTTTTCACACCTCAGAAAGGTGATATTGTGGTTTTCACTTTTTCGCACATAGGAATAGTGGAAAGTGTTAGCGGAAGAATGGTTACCACCATTGAAGGCAACACTAATGATGCAGGAAGTAGAGAGGGCTCTGTTGTAGCAAGAAAGATTCGTGTTAATTCCATCATCAAGTCATATATACGGTTACCACTTTCAACAACAGCCAGTGCTGCTCGCATTACCGAAATTTCACGAATATGCTGA
- a CDS encoding MFS transporter, with amino-acid sequence MSATHPIGTAQYLSTRFAFLITGLAMSAWAPLIPFVKARLAIGESTLGLLILCFGVGSLLAMPVTGPLVNRYGCRRVITTTLLLMCVSLVCLAISPGIPGMAINLLIFGMMLGATDVAMNMQAVVVEKASGRAMMSGFHGFYSLGGIFGAVVMSALMWLGLSPFHALLCLTAVLLLMLAYSAKDLLPKNINESTSGEREPFFVLPRGKVLLIGSLCFVAFLAEGAVLDWSAVFLNTLRGIDPVYAGLGFACFSVAMTIGRFTGDKIVNALGGTRVVFWGGLCAASGFLLVVLTPFTPTAFIGFTLVGVGASNIVPVLFTAAGNQTSMPMGLAIAAVVSMGYAGLLAGPAVIGFIAELSSLNVSFGIVALGLLALAMSAKKATHK; translated from the coding sequence ATGTCTGCCACCCACCCTATTGGTACAGCCCAATACCTCTCCACCCGTTTTGCGTTTTTAATTACCGGTCTCGCCATGTCGGCTTGGGCGCCGCTGATTCCATTTGTGAAAGCACGACTGGCGATTGGTGAATCCACCCTCGGTTTATTAATTCTGTGTTTTGGCGTTGGCTCACTGCTGGCGATGCCGGTCACCGGCCCACTGGTTAATCGTTACGGCTGCCGTCGGGTTATCACCACCACCTTGTTACTAATGTGTGTGAGTTTGGTCTGCCTCGCCATTTCCCCCGGTATTCCCGGCATGGCCATTAACTTATTAATTTTCGGCATGATGCTCGGTGCCACGGACGTCGCCATGAACATGCAAGCGGTAGTGGTAGAAAAAGCCAGCGGCCGCGCGATGATGTCGGGCTTCCACGGCTTTTATAGTCTGGGCGGGATCTTTGGCGCCGTAGTCATGAGCGCACTGATGTGGCTGGGTTTATCGCCCTTTCACGCCCTGCTCTGCCTTACCGCCGTGCTCTTACTGATGCTGGCCTACTCTGCAAAAGATTTATTACCAAAAAATATTAACGAAAGTACTAGCGGCGAACGCGAACCCTTTTTTGTATTACCGCGCGGCAAAGTATTACTCATCGGCAGCCTGTGTTTTGTCGCCTTCCTCGCCGAAGGTGCAGTGCTGGATTGGAGCGCTGTATTCCTCAATACATTACGCGGTATCGACCCGGTTTACGCCGGTTTGGGTTTCGCATGTTTCTCAGTCGCCATGACCATCGGCCGCTTCACCGGCGATAAAATTGTCAACGCCCTCGGCGGCACCCGGGTTGTGTTCTGGGGTGGACTCTGCGCTGCAAGTGGTTTTTTGTTAGTTGTACTTACCCCCTTTACCCCTACCGCTTTTATCGGCTTCACGCTGGTTGGCGTGGGCGCATCCAACATAGTGCCGGTGCTATTTACCGCCGCCGGCAATCAAACATCCATGCCAATGGGTTTGGCGATTGCTGCCGTAGTCAGCATGGGTTACGCAGGGTTATTAGCGGGGCCAGCGGTGATTGGTTTTATCGCTGAGTTAAGCAGTTTGAATGTGTCATTCGGGATTGTAGCGCTTGGGTTATTGGCGCTGGCGATGTCGGCCAAAAAAGCGACTCACAAATAA
- a CDS encoding PhzF family phenazine biosynthesis protein, producing MSYPMYLVDAFVDQPFSGNPAGVCIVDQEPPAGWMQNVALEMNQAETAFVHKRADGSWDLRWFTPQVEVSLCGHATLAAAHALWLHAGETVATLEFHTLSGRLAATRIGDEIQLDFPYDFPQFIAEVPPVLLQLLGGQPQWFGQGRDDLIAVVDSADAVRNFVPNAEQIASFTSRGLILTAPGDAGSGLDMVSRFFAPKVGINEDPVTGSAHCLLACYWGHRLGKTHLRAQQASPRGGLLTLDWQGERILLRGKARTMLSGEFQG from the coding sequence ATGAGTTACCCCATGTATTTAGTTGATGCCTTTGTCGACCAACCCTTTAGCGGCAACCCCGCTGGCGTTTGTATTGTGGATCAAGAGCCGCCCGCCGGTTGGATGCAAAATGTCGCACTGGAAATGAATCAGGCGGAAACGGCATTTGTACATAAGCGTGCCGATGGCAGTTGGGACCTGCGCTGGTTTACGCCGCAGGTAGAGGTAAGCCTGTGTGGCCATGCAACGCTCGCTGCCGCCCATGCGTTATGGCTGCACGCCGGAGAAACCGTCGCGACCTTGGAATTCCACACCCTCAGTGGCCGCCTCGCGGCGACAAGAATTGGCGATGAAATCCAACTCGATTTCCCGTACGACTTCCCGCAGTTCATCGCCGAGGTTCCTCCCGTGCTGTTGCAATTATTAGGTGGTCAACCGCAGTGGTTTGGGCAGGGGCGTGACGATCTTATCGCCGTGGTGGATTCCGCCGACGCTGTCCGTAATTTTGTACCCAATGCGGAGCAGATTGCCTCGTTTACCTCGCGCGGATTAATCCTCACCGCTCCGGGTGATGCAGGTTCAGGGTTGGATATGGTCTCGCGCTTTTTTGCACCCAAGGTCGGCATTAACGAAGATCCCGTCACTGGTTCTGCACATTGCTTACTCGCTTGTTACTGGGGGCATCGCCTCGGGAAAACCCATCTGCGCGCGCAACAAGCATCGCCGCGTGGCGGATTGTTAACTCTCGATTGGCAAGGCGAGCGCATTCTGTTGCGCGGCAAAGCGCGCACTATGCTCAGCGGAGAATTTCAGGGCTAA
- a CDS encoding type II toxin-antitoxin system Phd/YefM family antitoxin, translated as MDTMSYTAFRNDLASVLDKVNDDHKPVLITRQNGKPAVVISLEDFQAYEETAYLMASPKNAARLNDAINQVAAGKATQRGLIEE; from the coding sequence ATGGATACTATGAGCTATACCGCGTTTCGCAATGATCTGGCCAGTGTGCTGGACAAGGTGAACGATGATCATAAGCCGGTGCTGATTACCCGTCAGAATGGGAAGCCAGCGGTGGTGATTAGCTTGGAAGATTTTCAGGCCTACGAAGAAACCGCGTATTTGATGGCTAGCCCGAAAAATGCCGCGCGGCTGAATGATGCAATTAACCAGGTGGCCGCAGGGAAGGCGACGCAGCGGGGGTTGATTGAGGAATGA